AAACAAGACCCAGTAAAGGGAGGGTGTACCGTGAGGCGCCCTCAACTGAACGCCCGGCCTCGGCTCTGATGGGTGCTTCACTGCCTGAGGCCCCAGGCCGGACCACGCTACGCGGCCGTTCCGTGCCTCCACCCGTTATCCGGAGGACCGGGTCGCCTACTCGGAGGCCTGCATCCCAACCTGCGCCCGCGGGCATGACCCAGGAGACGCAGTACGGAGCGGCCTCACACTCCTCCAATCGTATTTGCAGCAAAGGAGAGTCAGTGACAGAACGCTGAGCAAAGAAGAAGAGGCTCGCAAAGAGCAGAACACTGGAGAGGACTAAACCGCGGAGGAGGGGGAGGTTAGGGGAGGGTTGGCTTGAGGTTCGCGAGGATCCTTCGGCTTGTCCTCGAGAAGTGAGCGAAGCAACCGGGTCTGACATCCGTGCTTTTCCAATCGTTCCAGGATTGCTTCGGCCCTCATTCTATACCAGTGAGCAAGCGTGAGGGTGAACCGAATCGCCCCGGCCGTCTCGATTGCAATGCGCACCTGCATCTCGCCCGTTGGATCCATTCCCCCGGCGTTGAACGCCGAGCGGCAGGCATCCAGTTCTGGGCTGTCACCCTTGGCGTGCAGGAAATAGGCGATCGGCACGGTTTTCTTTTTGAGGGCGATGTCGCTGGTGCCTGGTGAGAGTATCGAAGCGTCTGACGCATCGTCGAGCAGTTGGCTATACGTTCCAAAGTGCAGGCCGAATGCCGCTAGCTCTGAAGTTACTGAGGTGCTTGCCCCTGCAGCCAGCGCGATCGCTTTGCCGATGGCCCCCGCCTTTGCTTCGGTCATCTCTTTCGCCTCCTCCAGCGATGGCGTCTCATTGCCCTGGAGGTCAAGATCCGCCTGTTGCCCGGAGCAAGCGGTCACGAAACTGGAGTAGACCTGACTCCAATCTACTTGGAGACCACTCGCTGCTCTGGATGCTTCGAAGAGATGGGAGGCAAGGAACAGAAGCGCCGGGCCGATTTGCTGATCGGCGTTCGTGCTGTGCCTATCGTGGTCTGCTAATGCATCAAAGACATGGCTGGCCGATACGATGACTTCGGTCGCTGCGGCGGCTTTGGCACCAACCTGAAGCTGCTTCCCTCCTCCAGCAAAAAACGCGCCCAACGCGATCTGCGTTGGGCGTAAGGGCGTCCTTTCGTGGAGCGGGTGCGGGAACTTTTTAAGGGTTGTCTCTATGCGCTCTCGAAAGGAGGGCGCGACTGCGCCGCTGGCCAGGGCTTCAAGGATCGAGGTTTTGACCAGCAGCGCAGTCTCATGAGCGAGCATTTAGATCCAACCGGCCTCTTGGGCGCGCAGGACGGTCCCGCTGACTTCGGTCGGGCGTGCGGCGGCGCCGGCCAGGGCGAGCGTGGCTTCCTTCTTCCCGATCAGCATCTCGAGCGCTGCGCGAACTGCATCCTTCTGCATGGTGTCTCCCGGACATGTGTATTTCCCGCTCTGCGGGATGGCACCCATTCAACCAGGGGGATGGCACCCACTCAACGGTACAAATAAACCCGCTACGTAAATGTTTCTACCTATGCCGAAGCATACCAGCCGCCAGGCTCGTGCGCACGCCCCCTCCGGGGCAAAAGTGGAGTCTTCCCTACCGCTCTGTCATAATCTGGGGTCAGTTGCGGCGGCAGGAGCCTAGAGGGAGGCGCGGCGATGGCTGAAAACAGTCAAACGACCCTTTCCAAAACGGAACAGAACCTCTGGAACGCCATCGTGAGCGAGTCCATGGCCCAGCTCAAGTATTCCGCCTTCGCCCTCAAAGCGCTGGAGGAGGGCCACCCGGAGGTCGCTCAGGTCTTCCAGGAGACAGCCGGCGCGGAGAACATCCACGGCATCAACCAGCTTAAGACCGCCGGGGCCGTGAAGTCCACGGCGGAAAACCTTCGCAGTGTCACCACCGGCGAGGCCAAAGAGATCGCCTCGCTCTACCCCAGGATGATCCGGGATGCCCTGGATGAAGGGCGTATGGATGCCGCCCAGGCCTTTGCCGTGGCCATGGATCGGGAGCGCTACCACCTGGAGAGCTTCATGCGCGCCCTGGACCTGCTGGAGAAGAAGATGGGCAAACAGCCGGAGGCCGCGCCTTCCATCGCCCTGCCCCCGCGTCCCATGTCTATCCCTGAAGCCCAGGTGCAGCAGATGGCCTCGGCCGCTCCTGCGATGGAACCTAACAGGCCTGTGGCTCCTATAGAGGCAACGGCCCCCGCCTATGGCCGCGCCATGCGCGAGGTGGAGCGCGAAAAGACGCGCCTGGCCGCCGTCCGCCGCATCCGCGAGGTCGTCTTCGGCGCGCAGGATGGGCTGATGAGCACGTTAGCCCTGGTGACCGCCCTTTCCGCCTCGGTAAGCGCCAACTCCACCGTCGTCGTCGGTGGACTTGCCACCGCCCTTGCGGGCATGGTCTCCATGGCCACCGGCACCTACCTTGGCTCCAAAGCTGAGCAAGAGGCGTTCAAGGCTGAGATTGAGAAAGAGGCCAAAGAACTGGAGGCTAACCCCGCTGAAGAGATGGCGGAGCTTGTCTTCCTCTACCACCAGCAGGGCATGTCTTACGCTCAGGCGCGCGACTTGGCGGAGCACATCGCGGCCGATAAGGAACTGTGGCTTCGCACCCTGGTGGAGAAAGAGCTCGGCATCAGCCCTGACGTCCTTGGCAACCCGGTGAAAGATGCCCTCACCATGGGCGCTGTCTTCATCCTCGCGGCCATGGTCCCCATTCTGCCCTTCTTCTGGATGGAGGGGAATGCCGCCATCGGCGTTGCGGCCGGGCTTGCGCTCACTGCGCTCTTCGGCCTGGGCACGGCCAAGGGCAGAGTGGTGAAGCGCAGGCCCTTGATGCAGGGCCTGGAAGTGCTCATCATCGGCACCGCGGCGGCCGGCGTCGGCTATCTCCTCGGCGAAGGCATCCCCAGGCTCATCAACTAACGCACCCATACCTCACTCAAGAAAGGCTCTTCATTGCCTACCCACATCCTCCTCACCGGCGGCGCGGGCTTCATCGGCTCCCGCGTCGCCTCCCGGCTCCTCGATGCGGGCCACCGCGTCACCGCCGTGGACGAGATGAATGACGCCTACGATGTGCGTTTGAAAGAATGGCGGCTGAAGCAGCTCCTGGGGAGACGCGGCCTCTCCTTCCATCGCATAGATATCCGTGATCGCTCGGCCCTTCGCCCCCTCTTCAAGACAAAGGTTGATGCCGTCATCAACCTCGCCGCCCGCGCCGGCGTTCGACAGTCCATCGCCAATCCCTGGGTCTACTTCGAGACCAACACCACTGGCGCGCTGAATCTCCTGGAGCTCTGCAAGGAGTTCGGCGTCGGCAAATATGTCCTCTCCTCCACCTCAAGCGTCTATGGGGGAAAGAACAAGATTCCATTCCGGGAAGATGCCAATACCAACTACCCCATCTCGCCCTACGCCGCCTCCAAGAAGGCCGCCGAGGCCCTCTGCTACACCTACCACCATCTCTTTGGGCTCGATGTCACGGTGCTGCGCTACTTCACGGTCTATGGCCCCGGCGGGCGGCCCGATATGTCGCTCTTCCGCTTCACCCAGTGGATTGCGGAGGGCCGCCCCGTCCTCGTCTACGGCGATGGCCGCCAGTCCCGCGATTTCACCTATGTGGACGATGTGGCTCGCGGCACCATAGCGGCGCTCAAGCCCGTCGGGTATGACGTCATCAACCTCGGCTCAGACCGTCCGCTCACGGTGAACAAGGCCATCAGCCTCATCGAAACACGGCTGAAGAAGAAGGCCAAGGTGAAGCGCGAGCCGATGCACCCGGCGGACATCCGCGCTACCTGGGCCGATATCGGCAAGGCGCGCCGAATCCTGAAATGGGAACCGAAGACGACCACCGAGCAGGGCATCGCTAACCTGGTGGACTGGTATCTGGAGAATCGCGCCTGGGCCAAAGAGATCGAGACGGGCGGCTAGGCGCGGAAGTAGTCCACCGTCCGCTTCAGGCCTTCGCTCAAGCCCACCTTCGCCGACCAGCCGAGCCCTCGCTTCGCCTTGCGCGCGTCCAGCCAGATCTTGTAGACCTCGCCTTTGCGCGCCGGGGCATGCTTCGGCGGGTTCTTGGTCCCGGTAAGGCGCACCAGTTCCTTCGCCACCTGGTTCACGCTGGCGCCCTTCCCCGTCCCGATGTTGAAGGAATCGTTCTTCTTCTGCGCCAGCGCCTTCATGTTCGCCTCGGCCACGTCCGCCACGTAGACAAAGTCGCGCTGCTGCGTGCCGTCGCCGAAGATCAGCGCATCCTCGCGCGCAAGGAGCCGTCTGGTGAAGATGGCCACCACGCCCGCCTCGCCCTCCGGGTCCTGGCGCGGACCGTAGACGTTGCTGTAGCGCAGGATGGTGTGCTTGAGGCCGTGCAGGTCGCCGTAGAGCCGCACAAAGACCTCGGCGGCGTACTTGCTCGCGCCATAGGGCGAAAGCGGCCGGATGGGATGCGATTCGCCGCAAGGCAGCCGCTCCGGTTCGCCGTAGAGCGCGCCGCCGGTGGAGCTGTAGATGAACCGTTCGATGGCGAAGGCGCGGCACTGCTCCAACAGGTTGATGGTGCCCAGGACGTTCACATCCGTATCCATCCCCGGCTCTTTCACTGACCTGATGACGCTCGCCTGCGCCGCCAGATGAAAGACATACGACGGCTTGACCTTCGCGAAGATCTCCCGCAAGTCGGGAGATCGGATGTCCGCCTGGTAGAGCGTCGCCTTCGGGTGCAGGTTCTCCTTCCGTCCGATGACCAGGGAGTCCACGGCGGCGACCTGATAACCCTTCGCGATGAGCCGGTCCACCACATGGGAGCCGATGAACCCGGCTCCGCCGGTGACGAGCGCTACCTTTGGTGCGGCCATGCCTTTGTCCTTTGGTGAATGTCGCGGCTCATACTAGCCGATTTTCCCCTTTGCAGCGCGCCTCTGCGCCAGGCGCCGCTCCGCAAGTCGCCAGACGATGAGCACCGCGACCACGCCCCCGATATCAATGAAGACATCGGTTACTGACCCTACGCGCCAAGGGGTGTAGCGCTGGTGGGCCTCGTCGCCGATGGCATAGGCGGCGGCGATCGCGAAGCTCAAGGCGTAGGCGGGATCGCGGCGCAGGAAGCCGAAGGCGATGCGCAGCAGGAGCGCCAGCGAACCGAACTCGGCGGCGTGGGCCATCTTGCGAAAGGCCAGGGTCAGCCCCTCTTTCTTCTCTACAACGATGCCCGGCGTTGTTGATTGGGAGGAGTAATAGAAGATAACGCCCATAAGCCCGGCGGAGAGAAGAAGCGCAACGGCTTGCGGAAGGCTCGGCGTGCGCAAGGGGGCCTAGGCGATCCGCGAAAGGGCCTTCGGCGCGATGCCGCCAAGCGACCGGACGACTCCCTGGAGCACCGGCCACCGCAGGAACTCCTTGATGGCGCCGCTGTGCCAATCGAACCCGAGGCTCTCCGATTGGAGGAGCTTCTCTACAAAGCCGTTGGAGGCCAGCGCTTCTATGATGAAGTCTATCTGGCGATCGCCCAGCAGCTCGTAGATGCGGCGCGCGTTGTAACCCGAATCCAGCTCTCCGCCGAGCACGCTCTTCCACTCGCGCTCATACTCAGAGAGCGCGTCTTCGGTGAGGTCGTCGCGCCGCAGGGCGTTGTGGAGCGCCTCCGCCGCAATGCGGCTGGCGAGGAAGCTGT
This region of Chloroflexota bacterium genomic DNA includes:
- a CDS encoding VanZ family protein; the protein is MRTPSLPQAVALLLSAGLMGVIFYYSSQSTTPGIVVEKKEGLTLAFRKMAHAAEFGSLALLLRIAFGFLRRDPAYALSFAIAAAYAIGDEAHQRYTPWRVGSVTDVFIDIGGVVAVLIVWRLAERRLAQRRAAKGKIG
- a CDS encoding NAD-dependent epimerase/dehydratase family protein, whose translation is MLLTGGAGFIGSRVASRLLDAGHRVTAVDEMNDAYDVRLKEWRLKQLLGRRGLSFHRIDIRDRSALRPLFKTKVDAVINLAARAGVRQSIANPWVYFETNTTGALNLLELCKEFGVGKYVLSSTSSVYGGKNKIPFREDANTNYPISPYAASKKAAEALCYTYHHLFGLDVTVLRYFTVYGPGGRPDMSLFRFTQWIAEGRPVLVYGDGRQSRDFTYVDDVARGTIAALKPVGYDVINLGSDRPLTVNKAISLIETRLKKKAKVKREPMHPADIRATWADIGKARRILKWEPKTTTEQGIANLVDWYLENRAWAKEIETGG
- a CDS encoding NAD-dependent epimerase/dehydratase family protein codes for the protein MAAPKVALVTGGAGFIGSHVVDRLIAKGYQVAAVDSLVIGRKENLHPKATLYQADIRSPDLREIFAKVKPSYVFHLAAQASVIRSVKEPGMDTDVNVLGTINLLEQCRAFAIERFIYSSTGGALYGEPERLPCGESHPIRPLSPYGASKYAAEVFVRLYGDLHGLKHTILRYSNVYGPRQDPEGEAGVVAIFTRRLLAREDALIFGDGTQQRDFVYVADVAEANMKALAQKKNDSFNIGTGKGASVNQVAKELVRLTGTKNPPKHAPARKGEVYKIWLDARKAKRGLGWSAKVGLSEGLKRTVDYFRA